One Tissierellales bacterium genomic window carries:
- a CDS encoding restriction endonuclease subunit S — translation MSFSDWNEMVLEDVIQFNPRESIKKGTVAKKIGMDKLTPFRRKISGYEIVEFKSGTKFRNGDTLLARITPCLENGKTAQVSILNDDEVAFGSTEFIVMREKMGETLNDYIYYLSISDEFRNIAIKSMTGTSGRQRAQKDVLEKIKMLIPPIEEQKAIAHILLTLDKKIETNNQINKTLENMAQAIFKQWFVDFEFPNEDGVTYKSSGGQMVENELGMIPVGWEIKTLNDISKEIITGKTPSKKNPDNFGEEVPFVKIPDMHGNPFIVETSEYLSESGANNKKVIPKNGLMISCIATPGLVSIASENCQTNQQINSMILEDEYMLYYTYFKLNDLADYIRTLGSTGSATLNLNKGEFSKIKIIVPEKALVNKFYYAVNEMFESILLNMKMNISLINMRDTLLPKLMSGEIRVPLEDN, via the coding sequence ATGAGTTTTAGTGATTGGAATGAAATGGTTCTCGAGGATGTGATTCAATTTAATCCAAGAGAATCAATAAAAAAAGGGACAGTTGCCAAAAAAATAGGTATGGATAAGCTTACTCCATTTAGACGGAAAATAAGTGGATATGAGATTGTTGAGTTTAAGAGTGGAACAAAGTTTAGAAATGGTGATACTCTTTTGGCTAGAATTACGCCTTGTCTGGAAAATGGAAAGACTGCTCAGGTTTCAATTCTAAATGATGATGAAGTTGCTTTTGGATCTACAGAGTTTATAGTGATGCGCGAAAAAATGGGTGAAACTTTAAATGATTATATTTATTATTTATCAATATCGGATGAGTTTAGAAACATTGCAATTAAGTCTATGACAGGGACTTCTGGAAGACAAAGGGCCCAAAAGGACGTTTTAGAGAAAATAAAAATGCTCATCCCACCTATTGAAGAGCAGAAAGCTATAGCTCATATACTTTTGACGTTAGACAAGAAAATTGAAACTAACAATCAAATCAACAAAACTCTTGAAAACATGGCACAAGCAATATTCAAACAATGGTTTGTAGATTTTGAATTTCCAAATGAAGATGGAGTGACATATAAATCAAGTGGTGGTCAAATGGTTGAAAATGAACTTGGGATGATTCCTGTAGGCTGGGAGATAAAAACATTAAATGATATATCAAAGGAAATCATTACAGGTAAAACACCTAGCAAGAAAAATCCTGATAATTTTGGAGAAGAAGTACCTTTCGTGAAAATTCCAGATATGCATGGGAATCCATTTATAGTTGAAACATCAGAGTATTTAAGTGAATCAGGAGCTAATAATAAGAAGGTTATACCGAAAAATGGTCTTATGATAAGTTGTATAGCAACCCCAGGGTTGGTATCTATTGCTTCAGAAAATTGCCAAACAAACCAACAAATCAATTCGATGATACTTGAAGATGAATATATGCTTTATTACACATACTTTAAGTTAAATGATTTAGCTGATTATATAAGAACTTTAGGGTCAACTGGAAGTGCAACATTAAATCTGAACAAAGGCGAGTTCAGTAAAATAAAAATCATTGTACCTGAAAAGGCATTAGTAAATAAATTCTATTATGCAGTAAATGAGATGTTTGAGTCGATTCTTCTAAATATGAAGATGAATATAAGTTTAATAAATATGCGTGACACTTTATTACCAAAACTAATGTCAGGTGAAATAAGAGTACCACTAGAGGATAATTAA
- a CDS encoding helix-turn-helix domain-containing protein, with translation MIGLEYILGIYNIQHVELAEKLGIKKQNINMWIKQKQNIPKKYLPVLEGLFGIDQEYFSKKLSDIDKLQVQKEKLKLDLKPVIKEYEQQFNIGDINAIVDVPVYDKEEINTIERDIEKAKLVSRFKEAIDVVDNNPYMDTYKLIVELMEKVQHESVLHKTIEALAHYYEVLPAHVVSDNEQEEFEGEIFEVFDDNNF, from the coding sequence TTGATTGGTTTAGAATACATTTTAGGAATCTATAATATTCAGCATGTTGAATTAGCAGAGAAACTAGGAATAAAAAAACAAAATATCAATATGTGGATAAAGCAAAAACAAAACATTCCTAAAAAATATCTCCCTGTACTTGAAGGATTATTTGGTATTGATCAAGAGTATTTTTCAAAAAAATTATCTGACATTGATAAACTTCAAGTTCAGAAAGAAAAATTAAAACTAGATTTAAAACCAGTAATAAAAGAGTATGAGCAACAATTCAATATAGGAGATATCAATGCTATTGTTGATGTGCCAGTATATGATAAGGAAGAAATCAATACTATAGAGCGTGATATTGAAAAGGCAAAACTTGTGTCTCGTTTCAAAGAGGCTATAGACGTTGTAGACAATAATCCATATATGGATACATACAAATTAATAGTTGAATTGATGGAGAAGGTTCAACACGAATCAGTACTTCATAAAACCATAGAAGCATTAGCACACTATTATGAAGTACTGCCTGCTCATGTAGTTAGTGATAATGAGCAGGAAGAATTTGAAGGTGAAATATTTGAAGTTTTTGATGATAACAATTTTTAA
- a CDS encoding type I restriction-modification system subunit M: MATANIGFEETLWKAADKLRGSMDSGEYKHVVLGLIFLKYISDKFETKYNELIEEGEGFEEDIDEYESENIFWVPKNSRWSFIRNNAKDTKIGQYIDDAMILIEKENPTLKGVLDKRYARPEIDKRRLGELIDLISTIKLHNNDEKDLLGRVYEYFLGQFASAEGKGGGEFYTPTSVVKTLVEMIEPYSGRVYDPCCGSGGMFVQSEKFVEDHQGKVENLSIYGQEMNSTTWKLCKMNLAIRGLDSNLGSHHDDTFHNDLHKTLKADYILANPPFNISDWGGNQLTDDVRWKYGTPPAGNANYAWLQHMVYHLNQNGCAGIVLANGSLSSNTSNEGEIRKNLLEADLVDSIVAMPDKLFYSTGIPVSLWILNRNKENNSKYRNRKHEVLFIDARNLGEMVDRRHRELGNDDVSKIAETYHNWRNLDGQYEDIKGFCKSAKIEEIIEHEYVLTPGRYVGIEDVEDDGIPFEEKMDTMTAELAELFAKSRHLEDEIRKNLGGIGYEF, encoded by the coding sequence ATGGCAACAGCGAATATTGGATTTGAAGAAACGCTTTGGAAAGCGGCAGATAAACTTAGAGGAAGTATGGATTCAGGAGAATATAAACATGTTGTACTAGGTTTAATTTTCTTAAAGTACATTTCTGATAAATTTGAAACAAAGTACAATGAACTGATTGAAGAGGGTGAAGGTTTTGAAGAAGACATTGATGAGTATGAATCAGAGAATATCTTTTGGGTTCCTAAAAATTCACGCTGGAGCTTTATCAGAAATAATGCGAAAGATACAAAAATAGGTCAATATATTGATGATGCGATGATATTAATTGAAAAAGAGAACCCAACACTAAAAGGCGTATTAGATAAGAGATATGCAAGACCAGAAATTGATAAGAGAAGATTAGGGGAATTAATTGATTTAATTTCAACTATTAAACTTCATAACAATGATGAAAAAGACTTATTGGGTAGAGTATATGAGTATTTTTTAGGTCAGTTTGCTAGTGCAGAAGGCAAAGGTGGTGGAGAGTTCTATACGCCTACAAGCGTTGTAAAAACATTAGTTGAAATGATTGAGCCGTATTCGGGTAGAGTATATGATCCTTGTTGTGGTTCAGGAGGTATGTTTGTTCAAAGTGAAAAATTCGTTGAAGACCATCAAGGAAAAGTAGAGAACCTTTCAATATATGGTCAAGAAATGAATTCAACAACTTGGAAACTTTGTAAAATGAACCTTGCCATAAGAGGACTTGATTCAAACTTAGGATCACATCATGATGATACTTTCCATAATGATTTGCATAAGACTTTAAAAGCGGATTATATACTAGCTAATCCACCTTTCAATATTAGTGATTGGGGTGGCAACCAATTAACAGACGATGTGAGATGGAAATATGGTACTCCGCCAGCAGGTAATGCCAACTATGCATGGTTACAACATATGGTATATCATCTAAATCAAAATGGATGTGCGGGTATTGTACTTGCCAATGGTTCTTTGAGTTCGAATACATCGAACGAAGGTGAAATAAGAAAGAATTTACTTGAGGCAGATTTAGTAGATTCCATTGTTGCAATGCCAGATAAACTATTTTATTCAACAGGAATTCCAGTGTCGCTTTGGATTCTAAATAGAAATAAAGAAAACAATTCTAAATATAGAAATAGAAAACATGAAGTATTATTTATTGATGCAAGAAATTTAGGTGAAATGGTGGATCGTCGTCATAGAGAACTAGGAAATGATGATGTATCGAAGATTGCAGAAACATATCATAATTGGAGAAATTTAGATGGACAATATGAAGATATAAAAGGTTTCTGTAAATCAGCAAAAATAGAAGAAATCATAGAACATGAATACGTACTTACCCCAGGTAGATATGTAGGTATAGAAGATGTTGAAGATGATGGTATTCCTTTTGAAGAAAAAATGGATACTATGACAGCAGAGTTAGCGGAGTTATTTGCGAAGTCACGACACCTTGAAGATGAGATTAGGAAGAATCTTGGGGGGATAGGATATGAGTTTTAG
- a CDS encoding ImmA/IrrE family metallo-endopeptidase — protein MNFSRFKEIIIKNREYELGVKKTIQNFNTKVFLDGDIPKVMREIGKRLDTLIVEIPMKDSDFGACYLATSYSKYLLLNSNQPRSKMYFSFCHDVYHILNGTPDYINEKREVHFNQEYFANENESKANLFAANLLMPEVEFEKMFNLFIEDFEKIEYVIVKLMNYFNSPFMAVLIRLFELQILKDSSIVKELLDYDLEKVEALFDELWLDKEILEPSLKDEMGYLVEVLKKEGQRLVNEDLLSEVNLNNILQSIETLYASIRVSKDE, from the coding sequence ATGAATTTTAGTAGATTTAAGGAAATAATAATAAAAAACCGAGAATATGAATTAGGTGTTAAAAAAACAATTCAAAACTTTAATACCAAAGTTTTTCTAGATGGAGATATTCCAAAGGTTATGAGAGAAATTGGTAAAAGGTTAGATACTCTTATTGTAGAAATTCCGATGAAAGACAGCGATTTTGGGGCTTGTTATCTAGCTACTAGCTATAGTAAATATTTGCTTCTGAATTCAAATCAACCAAGAAGCAAAATGTACTTTTCATTCTGTCATGATGTATATCATATACTGAATGGAACGCCAGACTATATTAATGAGAAGCGTGAGGTTCACTTTAATCAAGAATATTTCGCTAATGAAAATGAAAGTAAAGCCAATCTATTTGCAGCTAATTTATTAATGCCTGAAGTAGAATTTGAAAAAATGTTTAATTTGTTTATTGAAGATTTTGAAAAAATTGAATATGTTATTGTAAAATTAATGAACTATTTTAATTCACCCTTTATGGCTGTTTTGATTAGGTTATTTGAACTTCAAATTTTAAAAGATTCTAGTATAGTCAAGGAATTGTTAGATTATGATTTAGAAAAAGTTGAAGCTTTATTTGATGAACTTTGGTTGGATAAAGAAATATTAGAACCTTCGCTTAAAGATGAAATGGGATATCTTGTAGAAGTATTAAAAAAAGAAGGTCAAAGACTAGTTAATGAAGATTTATTGTCTGAAGTAAATTTGAACAATATTTTACAAAGTATAGAAACATTATACGCATCTATAAGGGTATCTAAAGATGAGTAA
- a CDS encoding DMT family transporter translates to MKSFINIVIAMTLWGSLGIFIKNINLPSIEIAFFRAFIAVILLLLSRPIYKSNAQTVSTKSRWLLVLSGIALGLNWVFLFNAYKYTTITNATISYYSAPILVIVFSVILGKETMTIQKIFSLVMASIGLVVIVSQTSSTQLGIYNHAQGILSALAAAILYASVILINNDIKSIPGFERTLIQLMVSTITLLPFVIYRSNIMSISLKSISLLVVVAFFHTYIPYLLYFSNIKKVKLHQAALLSYIDPVSAIIFGLLIFSEPLTLGHAIGGLFILGPVFINSRAIEVN, encoded by the coding sequence ATGAAATCATTTATCAATATAGTGATTGCGATGACATTATGGGGAAGTTTAGGTATTTTTATTAAAAATATAAATCTTCCATCAATAGAAATTGCATTCTTTAGAGCATTTATAGCAGTAATATTACTATTGCTTTCTCGTCCTATATACAAATCAAATGCTCAAACAGTTTCTACAAAATCAAGATGGTTATTAGTCTTGTCAGGTATAGCACTTGGACTAAACTGGGTTTTCCTTTTCAACGCTTATAAATACACAACAATTACAAATGCAACTATAAGTTATTATTCTGCCCCGATATTGGTTATAGTATTTTCAGTAATTTTAGGAAAAGAAACAATGACGATTCAAAAGATATTCTCACTTGTTATGGCATCAATTGGACTAGTTGTAATTGTTAGTCAAACATCATCAACTCAATTAGGTATTTATAATCATGCACAAGGCATATTATCCGCATTAGCCGCTGCAATTCTCTATGCAAGTGTTATCTTAATTAATAATGACATAAAGTCTATTCCTGGATTTGAACGGACGTTGATTCAACTGATGGTGTCTACTATTACCTTACTTCCATTTGTAATATATAGGAGTAACATAATGTCAATTTCTTTAAAAAGTATTTCTTTATTAGTTGTAGTGGCTTTTTTTCACACCTACATTCCCTATTTACTCTATTTTTCAAATATAAAGAAAGTAAAATTACATCAGGCTGCGCTTTTAAGTTACATTGATCCAGTATCTGCAATTATTTTCGGTTTGCTTATATTCTCAGAACCACTTACTTTAGGACACGCTATTGGTGGATTATTTATACTCGGCCCAGTTTTCATTAATTCTAGAGCAATAGAAGTTAACTAG
- a CDS encoding SNF2-related protein translates to MFKSKKHDFEHAKKIVNEIESIDKRLKNILEVEKNFSSNIRKAYENLKKEMINSILRGIDVEQINKDKLGIRVSALKNAGIYNIEQLHAMSWDRLINIRNIGEQSAYKINVAVGRIYNSIVKSVKVKIDPENKSYCTNKLLEELYLVENSKEIIELCKQIYQREHEAIFRNAKESQRAISKFKWFFSSRQKKENALQSLRKLESILDSGYKDDFEQVSAEMKKINSEKGRYCWNDFQSNAPRYYALLESVVGTKLDKEKTTGGLSNDFISSIERYPLNLSLMKSTLRSYQMFGTKYILHQRNSLLGDEMGLGKTIQSIAAMGELKLKGKKYFFVVCPASVLINWSREVENHSELKAISIYGKDRDNSLREWLKHGGVAVSTYETISRINIPSSHKIDMLVVDEAHYVKNPNAIRSKAVMKLSQISSMKLFMTGTPIENNIDEMCNLVKCLQPNVAKKIQSMRHISNAPQFRQKVAPVYLRRVREDVLTELPDLQEKEEWSVFTPHEIEAYRNSVMSGNFMSMRQVSWNTSSISNSSKAKRLIEICEEAKISNQKIIVFSYFRDVIQKVNNLLNERTLEPITGSVSSQRRQEIIDEFTHAPSGTVLVSQVTAGGIGLNIQSANVVVFCEPQIKPSIENQAISRVYRMGQTRNVTVHRLLMENSVDERIMHLLKGKQKIFDSFADKSYSGKASLSKDIEQNLIREERLRLGL, encoded by the coding sequence ATGTTTAAATCTAAAAAACATGATTTTGAACACGCTAAGAAAATAGTAAATGAAATAGAATCTATTGATAAACGATTAAAAAACATTTTAGAAGTGGAAAAAAACTTCAGTAGCAATATAAGAAAAGCATATGAGAACTTGAAAAAAGAAATGATTAATTCAATTCTTAGAGGCATTGACGTTGAGCAAATCAATAAGGATAAATTAGGTATTAGAGTTTCAGCTCTTAAAAATGCAGGGATCTATAATATTGAGCAATTACATGCTATGTCGTGGGATCGACTTATAAATATTAGGAACATTGGGGAGCAATCAGCTTATAAGATAAATGTTGCAGTGGGTAGAATTTATAATAGTATTGTGAAAAGTGTGAAAGTAAAGATTGATCCAGAGAATAAATCGTATTGTACTAATAAATTATTGGAAGAACTGTATTTGGTTGAAAATAGCAAGGAAATAATAGAGTTATGCAAGCAGATTTACCAGCGAGAGCATGAGGCTATTTTTAGAAATGCTAAAGAAAGTCAGAGAGCTATTAGCAAGTTTAAATGGTTTTTCTCATCAAGGCAAAAGAAAGAGAATGCGCTTCAAAGTTTAAGAAAACTTGAATCAATTTTAGATTCAGGCTATAAGGATGATTTTGAACAAGTTTCAGCAGAAATGAAAAAAATCAATTCTGAAAAAGGACGTTATTGTTGGAACGATTTTCAATCAAATGCACCACGTTATTATGCCTTATTAGAATCAGTTGTAGGGACAAAGTTAGATAAAGAAAAGACAACAGGTGGCTTGTCCAATGATTTTATAAGTTCCATTGAACGATACCCACTAAACTTAAGTTTGATGAAGTCTACGCTGAGAAGTTATCAAATGTTTGGTACGAAATATATTCTACATCAGAGAAATTCGCTTTTAGGGGATGAAATGGGTCTTGGTAAGACGATTCAATCTATTGCTGCAATGGGTGAATTAAAGCTTAAAGGGAAAAAGTATTTTTTTGTTGTTTGCCCTGCAAGTGTACTAATCAATTGGAGTCGTGAAGTTGAAAATCATAGCGAATTAAAAGCTATTAGTATATATGGGAAAGATAGAGATAATTCGTTAAGAGAATGGTTAAAACATGGCGGTGTAGCAGTCAGTACTTATGAAACTATAAGCCGTATTAATATACCATCTAGCCATAAAATAGACATGCTAGTAGTTGATGAAGCACATTATGTAAAAAATCCTAATGCAATCCGTTCAAAAGCTGTAATGAAGTTATCTCAGATATCAAGTATGAAATTATTTATGACAGGTACGCCAATTGAGAATAATATTGATGAAATGTGCAATCTAGTAAAATGTTTACAACCTAATGTAGCAAAAAAAATTCAGTCTATGAGGCATATTTCAAATGCACCACAATTTAGACAAAAAGTCGCTCCAGTTTATCTAAGAAGAGTTCGTGAAGATGTGCTTACAGAACTCCCTGATTTACAAGAAAAAGAGGAGTGGAGTGTGTTTACACCACATGAAATCGAAGCTTATCGAAACTCCGTGATGTCGGGAAATTTTATGTCTATGCGCCAAGTATCATGGAATACAAGTAGTATAAGCAATTCAAGCAAAGCAAAACGATTAATAGAAATTTGTGAAGAGGCAAAGATTAGCAATCAGAAGATTATTGTATTTTCATATTTTAGAGATGTAATTCAAAAGGTTAATAATTTACTAAATGAAAGGACACTTGAGCCAATCACAGGTAGTGTTTCCTCACAAAGAAGGCAAGAAATAATTGATGAATTTACTCATGCACCTTCGGGAACGGTTTTAGTAAGTCAAGTAACAGCGGGGGGAATCGGTTTAAATATCCAAAGTGCAAATGTTGTTGTATTTTGTGAACCACAAATAAAGCCATCCATTGAAAATCAAGCAATTTCGCGTGTTTACCGAATGGGGCAAACTAGAAATGTGACAGTTCATAGATTGCTTATGGAAAATAGTGTTGATGAGAGAATCATGCATTTATTGAAAGGGAAGCAAAAAATATTTGATAGTTTTGCGGATAAATCTTATTCAGGGAAAGCAAGTTTGTCAAAAGATATTGAGCAAAATTTAATTAGAGAAGAAAGATTGAGATTAGGTCTTTAG
- a CDS encoding type I restriction endonuclease subunit R, producing the protein MSLLENFTEDLLEEAAIEILKGLGYEYVFAPDISFDGQYPERKDYKEVILEQRIKDGLFKTNRDLPSEAIDEAYRQLITFNSPMMEENNRSFHKLLTEGIEVSFKENGNIRTKRAFIVDFENPENNEFLVVNQFTIIENEERRPDLIIFINGLPLVVIELKSASDENVGIEQAYNQIQTYKQDISSLFNYNVFCILSDGINAKAGTITSNEERFMNWRTVDGENIEPLSVPQYEVLLNGMLEKSRLLDIIRNFILFQESSEEDKDENGEKLGDKKSIIKILSAYHQYFAVKKAIVKTQEATDENGDRKVGVIWHTQGSGKSFSMVFYTAGLVRELNNPTIVVITDRNDLDDQLFTTFAKSKDILRQTPKQAHVRKLKPNSTVKVKDNSVEINGLYDLLNDRESGGIIFTTIQKFKPEEGEMPVLTDRKNVIIIADEAHRSQYGLEAKADSKTGAVKYGYAKYLRDALPNASFIGFTGTPIDLEDRSTTSVFGHCIDTYDMTRAVEDKATVKIYYENRIIKLETDEEELNKVDDEFEDLTEAQEDNEREKNKAKWSRIEAIVGSPNRVKKLAEDIVNHYEEKSKTVDGKAMIVCMSRRICVDLYDEIVKLRPDWHDDDVNKGKIKVVMTGSAGDKEKLQKHIGGKQRRDTLSKRMKDNDDELKIVLVRDMWLTGFDVPSMHTMYIDKPMKGHNLMQAIARVNRVFKEKAGGVVVDYIGILESLKRALKQYTDGDRKNTGIDTSVAIAIMYEKLEILQDMMYGYDYSKYMGSSQVERIRAITGGMDFILGKEEKEQKEFKQIAIELAKAHSLCAATAEGKSKALEVSYFKAVKASLSKLKARSGSSKSKQEIEARVNQMLERSIISEEVIDVFDAMGIKRPEVSILSEEFLEEVREMKHKNLAVEMLRKLLEGNIKSMEKRNLVKSERFSEKLKKALNKYRNQAITNAEVIEELIKMANEMKQAKAEEADLGLTEDEVAFYDALTADDAVKEFMEDEVLKKIAQELTLSIRNNITIDWSIRKSAQAGMRKIVKRLLKKYDYPPDQVKDALKVVMRQAEKMCGNVVDEDRNKFDKVAEKLEEYSVTK; encoded by the coding sequence TTGAGCTTATTAGAGAATTTTACAGAAGATTTATTAGAAGAAGCTGCCATTGAGATATTAAAAGGTTTAGGGTATGAATATGTCTTTGCACCTGATATCTCATTTGATGGACAGTACCCTGAGAGAAAAGATTATAAAGAAGTAATTTTAGAGCAACGGATTAAGGATGGATTGTTTAAAACCAACAGAGATTTACCAAGTGAAGCCATAGATGAAGCGTATAGACAATTGATTACTTTTAACAGTCCAATGATGGAAGAGAACAACCGCAGTTTTCATAAGTTGTTGACTGAAGGTATAGAAGTTTCCTTTAAAGAAAATGGCAATATTAGAACAAAGAGAGCTTTTATTGTAGATTTTGAAAATCCAGAGAATAATGAGTTCTTAGTAGTCAATCAATTTACTATTATCGAGAATGAAGAAAGAAGACCAGATCTTATTATCTTTATTAATGGCTTGCCACTTGTGGTCATTGAGCTTAAATCAGCAAGTGATGAGAATGTAGGTATTGAACAAGCTTATAATCAAATTCAAACATATAAGCAAGATATATCTTCATTGTTCAACTACAATGTCTTTTGCATACTATCAGATGGCATTAATGCCAAAGCAGGTACAATCACTTCAAATGAAGAACGTTTTATGAACTGGCGTACTGTTGATGGTGAAAACATTGAGCCTTTATCAGTACCTCAGTATGAAGTTTTATTAAATGGTATGTTAGAAAAATCAAGGCTACTTGATATCATCCGTAATTTTATTCTTTTTCAAGAATCGAGCGAAGAGGATAAAGATGAAAATGGTGAAAAGCTAGGTGACAAAAAATCTATTATTAAAATACTGTCTGCTTACCATCAGTATTTTGCAGTAAAAAAAGCCATTGTTAAAACCCAAGAAGCGACTGATGAAAATGGTGATCGCAAAGTAGGTGTTATTTGGCATACTCAAGGGTCAGGAAAAAGTTTTTCAATGGTATTCTATACTGCTGGCTTAGTAAGAGAACTTAATAATCCAACGATTGTTGTGATTACTGATAGAAATGATTTGGATGATCAGTTGTTCACTACATTTGCTAAGTCAAAAGATATTTTGAGACAGACACCAAAACAAGCTCACGTTAGAAAACTGAAACCAAATAGCACAGTTAAAGTGAAAGACAATTCTGTTGAAATCAATGGGCTATACGACCTTTTAAACGATAGAGAATCAGGCGGTATTATTTTTACAACGATTCAGAAGTTTAAGCCTGAAGAAGGTGAAATGCCTGTACTAACAGATCGTAAGAATGTCATAATCATTGCCGATGAAGCTCATAGATCACAATATGGATTGGAAGCGAAAGCGGATTCAAAAACAGGTGCAGTAAAATACGGTTATGCCAAGTATTTGCGTGATGCCTTACCAAATGCTTCGTTCATTGGTTTTACAGGAACACCTATTGATTTAGAAGACCGTTCAACAACATCTGTATTTGGTCATTGCATTGATACATACGATATGACAAGGGCGGTTGAAGATAAAGCAACGGTAAAGATTTACTATGAGAACAGAATCATTAAACTGGAAACAGATGAAGAGGAACTTAACAAAGTTGATGATGAATTTGAAGATCTTACAGAAGCCCAAGAAGACAATGAGCGAGAGAAGAATAAAGCGAAATGGTCACGTATTGAGGCTATCGTAGGATCACCTAATAGAGTCAAAAAACTTGCAGAAGATATTGTGAATCACTATGAAGAAAAGTCCAAAACAGTTGACGGTAAAGCCATGATTGTATGTATGAGTAGACGTATTTGCGTTGACCTTTATGATGAGATTGTGAAGCTTAGACCTGATTGGCATGACGATGATGTGAATAAGGGTAAAATAAAGGTTGTAATGACTGGAAGCGCAGGCGATAAAGAGAAGCTTCAAAAACATATCGGTGGTAAACAGCGAAGAGATACCCTGTCAAAGAGAATGAAAGATAACGATGACGAACTCAAAATCGTATTAGTACGTGACATGTGGTTAACAGGATTTGATGTGCCATCAATGCACACGATGTATATTGATAAGCCGATGAAGGGTCACAATTTAATGCAAGCCATTGCCAGAGTAAATCGAGTTTTTAAAGAAAAAGCAGGTGGCGTTGTTGTAGATTACATCGGTATTTTAGAGAGCTTAAAACGTGCCTTGAAACAATATACTGATGGTGATAGAAAGAATACAGGTATTGATACATCTGTTGCTATTGCTATTATGTATGAAAAACTAGAGATACTTCAAGACATGATGTATGGCTACGATTATTCAAAATATATGGGTAGCTCGCAAGTAGAACGTATCAGGGCTATTACAGGTGGTATGGACTTCATTCTTGGCAAGGAAGAAAAAGAGCAAAAAGAGTTTAAACAGATAGCTATTGAACTAGCCAAAGCTCATTCTTTATGTGCAGCGACAGCTGAAGGTAAATCGAAAGCATTAGAAGTAAGTTACTTCAAGGCTGTGAAAGCAAGTTTGTCAAAGCTAAAAGCAAGGAGTGGATCAAGTAAATCCAAGCAAGAAATTGAGGCTAGGGTCAACCAGATGTTAGAGCGTTCGATTATTTCTGAAGAGGTCATCGATGTATTTGATGCAATGGGTATTAAACGACCAGAGGTATCTATATTATCTGAGGAATTTTTAGAAGAAGTTAGAGAAATGAAGCATAAGAATTTAGCTGTTGAAATGCTTAGAAAACTTCTAGAAGGCAATATTAAGTCGATGGAAAAGAGAAATCTTGTTAAGTCAGAAAGGTTCTCTGAAAAATTAAAGAAAGCATTAAACAAATATAGAAATCAGGCTATTACAAACGCTGAGGTTATTGAAGAACTTATTAAAATGGCGAATGAAATGAAACAAGCTAAAGCAGAAGAAGCTGATCTTGGTTTAACGGAAGATGAAGTTGCATTTTATGACGCTTTGACTGCTGATGATGCTGTTAAAGAATTCATGGAAGATGAAGTTCTTAAAAAAATTGCCCAAGAACTTACATTATCGATTAGAAATAATATAACCATTGATTGGAGTATAAGAAAAAGTGCTCAAGCGGGTATGAGAAAAATCGTTAAGAGACTTTTAAAAAAATATGACTATCCACCAGATCAAGTGAAAGATGCTTTGAAAGTGGTTATGAGACAAGCTGAAAAGATGTGTGGGAATGTTGTAGATGAAGATAGGAATAAATTTGATAAAGTTGCAGAGAAATTAGAGGAATACTCTGTTACTAAGTAA